In Oreochromis niloticus isolate F11D_XX linkage group LG12, O_niloticus_UMD_NMBU, whole genome shotgun sequence, the DNA window tgtttttctgtttatttttattgagcCCCCTCAGGATGGCAGCAGAACACCTCTCTGCTGTCAGCCTCTGTCTCTGAGCCCACTGCTCTCCAACTCTCTGCCTTACATTATGAGCCCAGCTTACACCCTTCTATAGCAGAGGACTTTTTTCAGCCTCTGTCTTGTCAATGAACCATGAAACGTTCCAAAAGTGTTCCACTCCGGTGGCTTTCCTGGGATTTCTGCCACTGTTCACATTATCACCCCCAAGTTGGTGTTGCTGCTTTAGGCCTTGGCCTGATGCTGAGACGTCACAGACTGAGGGTTCACACAGTCTGCTGCACAGTTGATTGATATTCACTAATTAAGAGGCAAGCTTTCCCTATTTTTGTTATCTTTTTCTCATTCCTTAACTGGACAATGCCCTGTGTGAAATAGCGCCCTCCTGAATCTCATGTGGTAAATAAGTGGCGAAACACGGCCTTGCACTCCAGGAAGCCTGGCCCAGGCCCAGTTTGCTTCTCttaatgaataaaaattaaTTGTTTGACCAATCAGATCAAGCTAAAGTCGCACAATCATTTTGATTCACACCAATcaattcattttattaacatCACGGAATAGCTATAATCAGAACAGGAAAAAAGGGGATTTTCCATCTGCTAAACTAGATTTAAAGAAAGGATTTTTTTGTATGTCTGCTCTGCCTTTGCcaatttttagtgtttttagtAATATTGTGCTTAAAGAACTTGTCTTCATAATATTCTCATATATATTGTTGGAGCTgttcacagacagaaaatgagcaCAGTGAACACTGAAGTGAACATTTCAACATGTCCTGAACGCATTAGGAAGGAAATTACATAAATACAATGATGTTTTAAAGGTGTCAAACGTTTCACTGGACAGCTGTCATTTCAAGATTATTTTTCTGCACATGATGTATGAACATCgctgtaaaaataataacaggTAAATATTTCTTAGATTATACCACAGTTCTTTTAGATTATCCTTCAAAGACCTAGCAACTGATATGATGTCCGctacaggtgacagaagatagaaaataaataaattatagttTTGAACAAAAAAGGTACTTCATGTTTCTTTCAACCACAATCTAAATATCTAAACATTTCACTTCTTTTGTCTCGATGATATAATTGCTATGTGCTATTATCGAATAATAAATGAATGAGCTTGTTTCATCTATGAAGACAATGTACAGTCTGACCAATCTCCTCTGGCCTGAATGAGGAGTGCTGAAGGAGCTGCATTAGATCAGATCACAAAATTAATCTCCACAACAACAGTAATTGAGACACGCAAGTTCCTACGGGCCTGTTGAAATCAGACCAGGcgacatttttccaatcttctattgcCCAACTTTGATGAACCTAGCTAAACAGTTGTGCTTAACAAACTGTTAAATTAGTGTAGGTTTGACAGGGGTGTTTAAGTCAGGGGTGCTGATAGAGCTGCATGAGATCAGATCGGATCGATGAgttttgatttctgctgtgacattcagacggtagatggatggatggatggatggatggatggatggatggatggatgatgatgctatcatgtcaatatgcaCCAGAaatatttccagcaccttgttgaaagAATGCCACAGAGAAAGCAGTGCTACAGGCAAACACAGTCCAACCCGGCACTCGCAAAGTAAACCTAaagaagtggccagtgagtgcaTATCAGTTCCTCAACTCCATAATAACACTTGTGCTGGATAGTCCTGGATACTCATTTGCACTTCATGTGACTATGCGGGGCATACAGAATTAGTACCACACTGTGACAGAAACACCTAAACCACAGTCTAGCAGTGTAGccccattttatttttacactgtATTGGTTGATCTAGTCAAGACTGTAAGTTAAAGAAGCTATCTTTAATAAAAAGGCAACTGAATAATAACGTTAAGGCTGAAACAGATTTAAGAATTATTCATATAGAAATGCAGAACAAATTGAGATTGATACAAAAACAATGTGAGCATTTCTACTGTGGTGAGGAGAGGAATTACACTATGGGTAACTTTAGAGGTAAACGCCACGCTGTGAGAACTACAGTGAGGCTGCTTTTAGTGTTTCACTTGGTATAACTGTGAGCAATTGAATAGCATTCAATTTATACTCATATTAAGGTAGAACTGTATGATGAAAGTCAGTTGCAGTAACAGAATTGGTACTTTGTTAGTTGCCCCTCTTTAATATTTCATGAGGGGATTCAGCTCATGTGACCTTCTCAAATAACACAACAGGACACCTTGCACGTAGCTGCACAGTAGCAGCCTAGTCAGGCTAGGACAgatttaacatttttatcaaagtacacacgcaaacacagaTACACATACGATGctgttattttaacattttctgttcATACGCAGTCCTGAAGGGCACCACAAACTGCAGCACAACATCCAGACACGAACCCCATCTGAGTGAATAATGGATGGAGGCAGCCACCCACAGGCTGCAGGGTGATATCATGGCTGCGTCACTTGTGCAGATGAGGGAGGAGGGGTGGGGTGGTTATACCATGCAGTCTGTAGAGACAGGAACCTGCTCACAGAGAGGACAGAGGGACGATAACCATGTCAGCCTCCTGGAAGCAGCCGCTTTTTCAGATCTGCCTGCTTTGCATCTGCTGCAGACACATCAATACAAGTAAATTAATTTTGGGTTtcatttttgctgtgtttcGTGGTTGTGTTAAAGCTctgttcagccttttctctgTTCCTTCAAATGGTCCTGTAACCTTGTAAGGGCCAGGACAAAATGTCATAAGATTTTCACATAATTGTGTGCAACATAATTTGGTTTGAAGCATACTGGTAGTCATTGTTTATGATTTTTCACCTCATACATGTCTCTCAAACTGTTTCCcccaagaaaaatatttttaatcatcataggataaaatgtaaaagtaagttACTTAATTATCATGCTTGtaaaggatttttatattggTGTGATTAGGGATATTAATGGGGATTTTAATTTTTGCCTCATTCTGCTTCATTCTGTGATTGTGCGTGTGGGGTTAGTTTAAGAACTATATAACAGACAAAGAGATAAAACCTTAAAGTTACTGAGTGcttatttcattttttgtcCGAATACATTTTAATCCCAATCTTAagatatttatgtatttattcaaaaaaaacaaatctttgaAAAGATGATCAAGGAAACAATCTTGTTGCTGCTATGTAGAGGACACTTTCACAGACAGTTACGAGCTGTTTCACGTGGCATTAGCAGCAAAGTAGCAACACTGATATCTGCCTTAAAATTACCTTAAAATCttcatatttttgtatttttagtgGCGAATATGTAGAAAAAGCGGTTTTAAGAACAGTTGTGTTTATCTCCTATGTGCTAGCCTTTAcatctgatttttttaaacctatTTGACAGAAATAAACTAGTGACTTTGTTCAATTATAACTGctgcaataaaaaaatacttacaatctaaatacaaaaagaaacttACAGAGCATCTAATATTTGTtaccaaaaaaataattgtctaatttttactttaaaactcTGTGTATATTTATGCATTTACTTCTTCTCCTGTCAGACACGTTGGGCTCAACAGAAGTGCCACAAGTTCCCAACACTGCTCTTCCAACGAGAGTGAGAAGTGTTGTTCTTAAAGGTAATTTCAGCATGTTGTGTTTCCTCATTACTGCTTGTGTAAATATAGCTGAAGAAAACATCTTGATAAGTTATTTCACTTGCAAAATAGTGTGTTGTGACAAAGATGGATGGATTTCCATGTTGTTGTGACCACGTGGAGCTGGATTTAAATTAGAGTCTGATTttgccttgtgtgtgtgtgtgtttttaactgtTCCACTCCACACAGGTGAAAATCACACAGAGGAAATCCAACTGCATGAGCCTGTAAATCTAACGCTAGACTGTACGTGGACTGGTAATCAGAAGAAATTACTAAACATTAGCGTTTATTGGACAAAAGATGGGAAAGAAATTCAGGATACTCAGCGCTCTGTGCAGCTGGAGAATGAGCAGTATACTCTCAAACAAGAGTAAGTACTTCATGTGCATATTTTATTTGGCAGCTTTAGAAAATCCACTTTGCAGGACTCTGAGGACTCTTTCTTACGTTTCAGTATTTACAATGTATTAATCTTTGTTCCCCTCTGAGTGGCTCAAAAACTGTTATCTACAAAGTTTTATCAAAAGACCTGAATATATAAAAGGGTTTAAATAGAACTGCAGTGTCAGCTCATGCCTGTCCATGTCAGCTGTAACTATCTTTACATGAAAGTAGGGCAACAGTTTAGTTAAAATAATCAGACAGTTGGAGGACAGTAACATTTGATTTATTATGTTAATATCGAAAACCTCTCTTTGACTTCTGCTTTACAGCTTTCGTATTGTCAGTGAAGACAACCTTGGAAATTACTCGTGTGTTTTTGGGACTGATGCaaaaatagattttattttGGCAGGTAAGGAAATAAACAGAGACTCTCCGGTTTTGCTATCAGCTCCTCAAGTCCCCGCTCAAGCTATTTATAGTGAATATCAATATATAACACTCAGGACTGAGGCTGTGCAGTGCTGCTATGTCTTCATAAGCATCATCATCTCAGTCGTTTTCCTCCAGTTCCACAGATCGGTGAGATGCGAGACAAGCCGATAGTCAGCTATCTAGGGGACTTTGTGGTGATTTATTGTAAAATGGAGGAAACCAAACCAGAGCCCAGAACCTGGATCTGGTATAAAGCCAATGGGACAGAAAAGGTAAGCTGCTCAGAGCCTGTACAGTTGTGTCACTGATCATTTTTAATTGACATTCCTTCAAGTAGGATCTCTTATGTTCATCTCCCATGTTTTTATTCTCAAGAATACTCTTcaagagcagctttgcatgtcACACATGTTGAAattatccttatttatcttatttatcTTAATTATCTTATTATCTATCCAAACAAAGCATCTATTTTTAACAGCTCCGCATATTTTGTGAAAGTCAAAGTAGACCTTCTCATTACTGTTCATAGGTGGATGGTTTATCCTTTTATCCATATTCCCCATGTTTGGTCTTTTTCTGCATAATATCTTATAAATGCATGAGCGGGCATTAAAGCACAGTGGTAGGAAACATTAGAGCTTGTACTTATGATAAATTACCTGCATTTATGACACAATACATGTGTTTCCAGAATGTGCTGTGGCAGTGGGTGAAATTTGTGCAAATGTCCATACTTTTTAAAGCTTGTCATGCATGCTAAGTATTATTTTAAGATAATAGATGCAATGGATAACATCCCAATGGACTGGGGTCTTCTTTTAGcatggtttatttatttgttttttttgttgtgtgggtcattttatttttttaagtggaaaaaataaaaagcaaaaacctACAACGCTCCTGTTGGGAGGCAGGGTGGGTGTCAAATGGGATAATAGCACAGCTTTGTGAATCTTTCCTTTTAATTCTCCTTATTTTCCCTCATTTGGCTTCAAAGACATTTAAATTCATTGTTGTTACTGTGTCATTCAGCAAAATCCAGAAGGTGTCATGTTAATGCATGTTGATATATATGGGAACAGATCCTCATTGCTGAAGAGTCTCAGCGCTATGAAATCCACAATGAAGGGTGGAAGACGAAGCTGAAGATCATCAACCTGACAGATGAAGACTCTGGCTCCTATTACTGTGGGGCGGTGTACCGCATCGGCACCTCAATGAGCCACGTGGAGCTTAAGGTCAGTAACTGAACCTCTGTACTTTTACTGGGCAGCTGTCAATAAACAAAAGGAACCTGCACCTGTACAGCCCCTGAGCAGTTTGTAATTCAGACCCAGGATTTATTATTAGattgataataaataaataatttgtctCTCTTTgcattccattttttaaaaactcactgGTTACTgcttttgtaaaataaaaaattatgttATTAATCATGGCCTGTCATGATTGGTCTGGTGAACCACTGAGAGCCCAACTCCACAGGCTTCAAACTACAAAAACTACTCAAACatataaagtatttaaaacTACTTGGCAGAATAGACACCAAGTGTGGTCTACTAATCTCATAAGATAAATCATCTCTACTCCTTTCCTGTGGATGGGACTGAAACAAGTAGGAGTAGTGATATATAATATTTCCTCTTTCCGTGCTGAAGATTATCAGCTTCATTGAGCCCCTGAAGCCCTTCTTaaccatcctggctgaagttatCGTCCTGGTCACTGCCATTCTGCTCTACGAGAAAATTCATTCCAGGAAGAACAACACAGAAGAGGGTAGACGAACATTATCCAGCTCTTATTTGTATCACTATTATATACTTTTTGCAACATTTTATGACAAAGCTtatttttaacttgtatttatcGGTCTCATTCTCAGAAAATGTGCCGAACGCCCACCAAAAGAACGAGCTGTGAGTACAGTGACGGAGTATTTCTTTTAATATACTTGCAGTTTTCATAATCCaagaatgacttttttttttctctgtcaggCCTCAGGGAGAAGCTAAGGAGCTGGAGGGTAATAATTCCATGAGGCAGCGCAAAGTTTAAAGACTGCAGCCGGCtttaaaactcatttttaaatgtgaacGCTAGCAACGTTTATACGGTTATTGTGGCATCTGTTATAACTGCATCATCTTGTTTCAACACTCAAAGTGCAACAGCTTCCAGCTAATCAACACTCGAGTTTGCAACACAAGTGGCCTCTTTCCTTACGCATTCAAGTTTCCTGTTGACTTCCTGTGCAGAAACCCAGACATGCTTTACTTGACACATCACGTCATCTTTGCCCCCTCCCCTTTGTCATAACAGAAG includes these proteins:
- the emb gene encoding embigin gives rise to the protein MSASWKQPLFQICLLCICCRHINTNTLGSTEVPQVPNTALPTRVRSVVLKGENHTEEIQLHEPVNLTLDCTWTGNQKKLLNISVYWTKDGKEIQDTQRSVQLENEQYTLKQDFRIVSEDNLGNYSCVFGTDAKIDFILAVPQIGEMRDKPIVSYLGDFVVIYCKMEETKPEPRTWIWYKANGTEKILIAEESQRYEIHNEGWKTKLKIINLTDEDSGSYYCGAVYRIGTSMSHVELKIISFIEPLKPFLTILAEVIVLVTAILLYEKIHSRKNNTEEENVPNAHQKNELPQGEAKELEGNNSMRQRKV